The sequence AGGATCAAGTTCCTTTTTAGAAGTTCTCAAAGACTTTGCAGTAGATGTCATATCCGTTGACTGGACTGTGGATATGATAGGCAGTATGAGAAGTATAAATAAGGCATTTCAGGGAAACTTAGACCCACACCTACTTTATGCTGACGAAGGGCTCATAAGCCAAAAGGTGCTGGAATTTTTAAGATGCATACCAAGAAAAACAAAGTATATATTCAATCTTGGGCACGGTATAGCGCCAGATATGGACTTTCATAAAGTAAAGTTTCTTGTAAATTTAGTCAAAAGCTACAGGGTTTAGCTCTCTTGTGAGGTTTCAAGTCAGAGTGTTTAATAATTCCCCCCACTCTGAAAAGGAGCTAACCTTACTTGCTACCCTCTTCCAATCCCCTGAGATTAAAACTCTTGTAAGAAAACCTCACACAATAAGAAATCAAGTTCTGTAGATGCTCTGGGATTTTTCAAACAGCCTCGGTTTCAAGTTGACAAAAAGATTTTGAGACTGTATATTAATTCCATAAACTGTTCAGGAGGCAAGAAATGAACTTGGAAGATGCGAAAGTGGGTACTAAGGTGATGATACGCGATCTTACAGGAAAGGATGAAGTGGTTAGAAGGGTAGAAGCTATGGGACTAAGACGGGGCAAAAGTATTGAAGTGCTTCAGAAACTTGGCAGGACTATATTAGTAAAGCTGAACAATTCAAGAATCGTAATAAGCAAAGACATTGCAAGGAACATATCTGTAGAATGAAGCCTCTAAAGAAGATCATCAGGGTTGCTCTTGCTGGCAATCCCAATGTAGGTAAAACAAGTTTACTCAATCATCTAGTTGGTACAACCCTTAAAGTAGGGAACTGGCCAGGTGTCACTGTTGAAAAGAAGGAAGGTAGCACACTTTACGGGGAATATACCGTTAACTTCATTGACCTTCCAGGTATATACACTTTAGAACCTGTTTCTGAGGATGAGTTTATAGCTTATAGATTTCTTACGGAAGAGACACCAGATGTTATTCTGAATGTGGTAGAAACTCCCAACATGGAGAGAGACCTTCTCCTTACCGTTGAGCTTCTTGAACTTGGTATTCCCATGGTTTTAGCCCTTAATATGGTGGACGAG comes from Hydrogenobacter hydrogenophilus and encodes:
- a CDS encoding FeoA family protein, whose protein sequence is MNLEDAKVGTKVMIRDLTGKDEVVRRVEAMGLRRGKSIEVLQKLGRTILVKLNNSRIVISKDIARNISVE